Proteins co-encoded in one Glandiceps talaboti chromosome 22, keGlaTala1.1, whole genome shotgun sequence genomic window:
- the LOC144452432 gene encoding uncharacterized protein LOC144452432, whose protein sequence is MALYSIMISFILCVMYITSCLGNPVKRQACQGCQEPSLDDLQAMLSTYTPNALHYGTTPGAYSPPSDVSCPISYGSGAPLEIRSTCPFYQVENTVIGRFPPTLVEAGCYQCDGCITDLLRDQDYHPMWECEQLKSKVWALQKTGTCSAENVCDYEPVEIELSIACTCGRERL, encoded by the exons ATGGCACTTTACAGTATTATG ATTTCCTTCATCCTTTGTGTGATGTACATTACTAGTTGCCTTGGTAACCCCGTCAAAAGACAAGCCTGTCAAGGCTGTCAAGAGCCAAGTTTAGACGATCTCCAAGCCATGTTGAGTACCTACACACCGAACGCTCTTCATTACGGCACTACACCTGGAGCATACAGCCCACCCTCAGATGTTAGCTGTCCGATATCTTACGGAAGTGGGGCACCTTTGGAAATCAGATCTACCTGTCCATTTTACCAAGTCGAAAACACCGTCATTGGACGTTTTCCACCAACTCTTGTAGAAGCTGGGTGTTACCAGTGTGATGGCTGTATTACCGATCTACTTAGAGACCAAGATTACCATCCGATGTGGGAATGTGAACAACTGAAGTCAAAAGTTTGGGCTTTGCAGAAAACTGGAACTTGCAGTGCAGAAAACGTTTGCGATTATGAACCAGTTGAAATTGAACTCTCTATTGCATGCACTTGTGGTAGGGAGAGGTTGtaa